The genomic interval GATCTGGTCGAACGGAACGTAGTCCGCCAGGCCCTTCTTCGACAGGATCTCCGTGATCGCCGCCGTCAGCGTCGTCTTGCCGTGGTCCACGTGACCGATCGTCCCCACGTTCACGTGTTCCTTC from bacterium carries:
- a CDS encoding GTP-binding protein — its product is MARAKFERTKEHVNVGTIGHVDHGKTTLTAAITEILSKKGLADYVPFDQI